In the Solibacillus sp. FSL K6-1523 genome, one interval contains:
- a CDS encoding enoyl-CoA hydratase/isomerase family protein, with protein sequence MADLLFEVKDHIATITLNRPEAYNAFSEEMISEWIKALETVRDSDDIRVVIVKGNGKSFCAGGDIKAMQAGEGFFKSEDDITSTGLARKNSLWKKIQRIPLLLEEIDKPVIAQVHGFAMGAGLDMALMCDIRITAKSTKISESYINVAIVPGDGGAYYLPKLIGIDQALDMFWTARVLTADEAKEKGVVTFVVEDDELEAYTYNYAKDLASRPATTLQFIKRAVYQSQKMDLRSALDYISSQMAIVTELDDFKEGVSAVVEKRKPTYNR encoded by the coding sequence ATGGCTGATTTACTATTTGAAGTGAAAGATCATATTGCAACAATTACGTTAAACCGACCTGAAGCGTATAATGCGTTCAGTGAAGAAATGATTTCTGAGTGGATCAAAGCATTAGAAACGGTTCGTGATTCAGATGATATTCGAGTCGTGATTGTTAAAGGTAATGGCAAATCATTTTGTGCAGGTGGCGATATTAAGGCAATGCAAGCAGGTGAAGGTTTCTTCAAAAGTGAAGATGACATCACTTCTACTGGCCTAGCACGAAAAAATTCCCTTTGGAAAAAGATTCAGCGTATTCCCCTTCTTCTCGAGGAAATTGATAAGCCTGTTATTGCGCAAGTTCACGGCTTTGCAATGGGTGCGGGTCTTGATATGGCGTTAATGTGTGATATTCGGATTACTGCTAAGTCAACGAAAATTTCAGAAAGCTATATTAACGTGGCAATCGTTCCTGGTGACGGTGGCGCATACTATTTACCAAAATTAATTGGGATTGACCAAGCATTAGATATGTTCTGGACTGCTCGTGTCTTAACGGCTGATGAAGCGAAAGAAAAAGGTGTCGTAACGTTTGTTGTAGAAGATGATGAGCTAGAGGCATACACATACAATTATGCAAAAGATTTAGCAAGCCGCCCTGCAACGACATTACAATTTATTAAACGCGCGGTTTACCAAAGTCAAAAGATGGATTTACGTTCTGCCCTTGACTATATTTCCTCTCAAATGGCCATTGTAACCGAGTTAGATGATTTCAAAGAAGGCGTTAGTGCAGTCGTAGAAAAACGCAAACCTACTTATAATAGATGA
- a CDS encoding acyl-CoA dehydrogenase family protein: MSEMKDMILDVVERMLKENVDKDLVDIIEQGKWASDLWRLLEENGMNVVAISEDNGGAGGDLEDLLNIVRLTGKYAAPVPFIETTLANYLLEQTNLQVVDGLATYMLATNQAFVLEDGKLTGEAVHIPWARHTKHFVTLANSADGIHLVEIDLSHAKIIPGTNLASEPRDTVTFDHALVSQVSAALSFDEISAMTTLETAFQLALMTGAIDKINELTVQYTKEREQFGRPIHRFQLVQQHIVNLAGETAIALAAFNNITDALLNNRQNNEVAYARIRFEESIQAVATISHQVHAAIGTTHEHALHQYTRRLWAWRDEGANASYWADVVATQLLENSGDSLWNYLTDTKQTAIKL; the protein is encoded by the coding sequence ATGAGTGAAATGAAAGATATGATTTTAGATGTTGTAGAACGTATGTTAAAGGAAAACGTGGATAAAGATTTAGTCGATATAATCGAGCAAGGTAAATGGGCATCTGATTTGTGGCGTCTATTAGAAGAGAATGGCATGAATGTCGTTGCTATATCTGAAGATAACGGTGGTGCAGGTGGGGATTTAGAAGATTTACTCAATATCGTTCGGTTAACAGGAAAGTATGCTGCACCCGTTCCTTTTATCGAAACGACATTAGCGAATTATTTATTGGAACAAACAAACTTACAAGTGGTGGACGGTTTAGCGACGTATATGCTCGCTACGAATCAAGCTTTTGTATTAGAAGATGGCAAATTAACAGGTGAAGCGGTTCATATTCCTTGGGCGCGCCATACAAAGCATTTCGTAACACTTGCCAACAGCGCAGATGGCATTCATTTAGTAGAAATCGATTTGAGCCATGCAAAAATTATTCCTGGTACGAACTTAGCAAGCGAACCTCGTGATACCGTAACATTCGATCATGCGCTCGTTTCACAAGTATCTGCTGCATTATCTTTTGATGAAATCAGTGCGATGACAACGCTTGAGACAGCCTTCCAATTAGCATTAATGACAGGGGCAATCGATAAAATAAACGAGTTAACCGTTCAATATACGAAAGAACGTGAACAGTTCGGACGTCCGATTCATCGCTTCCAACTCGTTCAGCAACATATTGTGAATTTAGCAGGAGAAACGGCAATTGCTTTAGCCGCTTTTAATAATATTACAGATGCGCTTCTGAACAATCGTCAAAATAATGAAGTCGCTTATGCGCGCATCCGTTTCGAAGAGTCCATTCAAGCAGTAGCAACGATTTCACATCAAGTGCATGCAGCAATTGGTACAACACATGAACATGCTCTGCATCAATATACACGTAGGCTTTGGGCATGGCGCGATGAAGGTGCGAACGCTTCCTATTGGGCGGATGTTGTGGCAACGCAGCTTTTAGAAAATAGCGGCGATAGTCTATGGAATTACTTAACGGATACTAAACAAACGGCAATCAAATTATAG
- a CDS encoding acyl-CoA dehydrogenase family protein encodes MVQLPTVQFTKEQEQFRLEVRAFLQEEIAKGTFIPKCDSWLSGDDSSFSRLIGQKGWIGITWPKKYGGQERSTIDRYILTEEFLASGAPVAAHWFADRQTGPLLLRYGTEEQREFFLPKIIKGECYFGIGLSEPNSGSDLASVSTRAEKVEGGWLVNGQKIWTSNAHICDYMVTLVRTSPFDGKNKHAGLSQLIVDLHADGITIVPIKFLTGESHYNEVFFDNVFVPDNRVVGEIGNGWAQGLAELAYERSGPERILSTFPLIDELIQELKRQNNTEGLKQASKIVARLWGLRNLSIGVAQLLESGDGENVAIPAALVKAFGTKFEQSIPEITRLLVQTYPTLDAKRKIDRLMAESILHAPGFTIRGGTSEVLYGVVAKGVVTQ; translated from the coding sequence ATGGTTCAATTACCAACTGTGCAATTTACTAAAGAGCAGGAACAATTTCGTTTAGAAGTTCGGGCGTTTCTACAAGAGGAAATCGCAAAAGGTACGTTCATACCGAAATGCGATTCATGGTTAAGCGGGGATGATTCTTCATTTTCTAGACTAATCGGGCAAAAAGGGTGGATCGGTATCACTTGGCCTAAAAAATATGGTGGGCAAGAACGCAGTACAATCGACCGGTACATTTTAACGGAGGAATTTTTAGCGAGTGGTGCACCTGTTGCAGCACATTGGTTTGCGGATCGACAAACGGGCCCCCTTCTTTTACGTTACGGAACAGAAGAACAGCGTGAATTTTTCTTACCGAAAATTATTAAAGGCGAATGCTATTTTGGAATTGGCTTAAGTGAACCAAATAGCGGCTCCGACCTAGCCTCAGTTAGTACACGCGCTGAAAAAGTGGAAGGTGGCTGGCTTGTAAATGGACAAAAAATATGGACGAGTAACGCGCATATTTGTGACTATATGGTTACTTTAGTGCGCACTAGTCCATTCGATGGGAAAAACAAACATGCAGGACTTAGTCAGCTCATTGTCGATTTACATGCAGATGGAATAACGATTGTGCCAATTAAATTTTTAACAGGCGAATCTCATTACAACGAAGTGTTTTTTGACAACGTATTTGTACCTGACAATAGGGTTGTCGGGGAAATTGGGAACGGTTGGGCTCAAGGACTAGCAGAACTTGCTTATGAGCGCAGTGGTCCAGAACGTATTTTAAGTACATTCCCATTAATTGATGAACTCATTCAAGAACTGAAGCGCCAAAACAATACGGAAGGCTTAAAACAAGCTTCTAAAATTGTCGCACGTTTATGGGGATTACGTAATCTTTCAATCGGAGTCGCACAGTTACTCGAATCTGGTGACGGCGAAAATGTGGCCATTCCTGCTGCTCTTGTTAAAGCATTTGGCACGAAATTTGAGCAAAGCATACCTGAAATTACACGCCTATTAGTGCAAACGTATCCAACATTAGATGCCAAGCGCAAAATTGACCGCCTTATGGCCGAATCCATTTTACATGCGCCAGGCTTTACAATTCGTGGTGGAACTTCAGAAGTACTATACGGTGTTGTAGCGAAAGGGGTTGTAACGCAATGA
- the rpoN gene encoding RNA polymerase factor sigma-54: MTLKTTQKVTQILTAQLVQHLDILQYSINELEQYIYEKANENPLLVVTDAEAKSQYDEIMKLANYDFNTFSSQYSASKNGEFNMIEMRLAEKESYERYLFEQVPMHENLSAVDLKILTFLIQSLDHRLFLDVPLEVVVEKFNTTFSHVEVIVDLLQTFEPVGVGARSYKEYLLIQIDLDLFAPKLAAQFIQSDLELVATQAIKQLSKKYKMPIQEVKQTVQYIKNLKPMIQGEVFEATPYVIPDIEIKEVSGEWIVKLNRHYLPAVSIDEDYVALLKNDPAYKGYYQQSMNDALVLLQGIEQRDKTLYGLARWLIQLQQAFFTSGLEAIKPMRLKDIADVLGVHESTVSRAIRGKFVQVPHGVYALQSLFTKGLMNTSGKIDSIMHIKKRLKQLIEAEDKQKPLADQQLTNILCAEGIQISRRTVAKYREELNIVSSFNRAYG; this comes from the coding sequence ATGACACTTAAAACTACACAAAAAGTAACACAAATACTGACAGCGCAACTTGTACAGCATTTAGATATACTACAATATTCCATTAATGAGTTAGAACAATATATTTATGAAAAGGCAAATGAAAATCCTTTATTAGTCGTGACGGATGCAGAAGCGAAAAGCCAGTATGATGAAATAATGAAACTAGCAAATTATGATTTCAATACTTTTTCATCACAATATTCAGCATCAAAAAATGGTGAATTCAACATGATTGAGATGAGGCTCGCTGAAAAAGAAAGTTACGAGCGGTATTTATTTGAACAAGTGCCGATGCATGAAAATTTATCTGCAGTGGATTTAAAAATTTTAACGTTTTTAATTCAATCATTAGATCACCGCTTATTTTTAGATGTTCCTTTAGAAGTCGTAGTAGAAAAATTTAATACGACTTTTTCACATGTAGAGGTCATAGTGGATTTACTGCAAACGTTTGAACCAGTGGGGGTAGGGGCACGTAGTTATAAAGAATACTTACTCATTCAAATCGATCTTGATTTGTTTGCACCTAAACTGGCGGCACAATTTATTCAGTCGGATTTAGAGCTAGTTGCCACACAGGCAATCAAACAGCTTAGTAAAAAATATAAGATGCCTATACAAGAAGTGAAGCAAACAGTTCAATATATTAAAAATTTAAAGCCTATGATACAAGGGGAAGTATTTGAAGCGACTCCGTATGTAATTCCTGATATCGAAATAAAAGAAGTGAGTGGTGAGTGGATTGTAAAATTAAATCGTCACTATTTACCTGCTGTTTCAATTGATGAGGACTATGTGGCGTTGCTGAAAAATGATCCAGCTTATAAAGGGTATTACCAACAATCAATGAACGATGCGCTTGTGTTACTCCAAGGAATCGAACAACGGGATAAAACACTTTACGGATTAGCAAGATGGTTAATCCAGCTACAACAAGCCTTTTTTACATCGGGGTTGGAGGCAATAAAGCCGATGCGTTTAAAAGATATTGCAGATGTACTAGGCGTTCATGAATCAACGGTTAGCCGTGCGATACGTGGCAAGTTTGTACAAGTACCTCATGGGGTTTATGCTTTACAATCATTATTTACAAAAGGCTTAATGAATACTTCTGGTAAAATCGATTCCATCATGCATATTAAAAAGCGATTAAAACAACTGATTGAAGCGGAAGACAAACAAAAACCATTAGCAGATCAGCAACTTACAAACATTTTATGCGCAGAAGGCATTCAAATTTCAAGACGTACCGTAGCAAAGTATCGAGAAGAATTGAATATTGTTAGTTCATTTAATCGAGCTTACGGCTAA
- a CDS encoding amino acid permease, which translates to MGTLQKSLKTRHITMISIGGVIGTGLFVGTGKNILSTGPAAVVSYAIACLLIVLIMQMVGEMASGEMALGQKSGKSADLGSFASYAEKYIGPWAGFTVGWLYWASWVFIVGLEAALIGCMLHNWFPFIPVWVGGVGITLLMTIINIYSVKSFGEFEYWISFIKVTAIIVFLVVGAAMILGIWPNYEPKGFGILTDFGGFAPNGIVPIFTAIVFVIFSICGAEVAAIAAAESENPAKNIVRAIRNVVFRLGLFFVGSVAIMIMILPWNDSAMLAAPYANILSMAGLPIAAQIIQIVIFVSLISVLNSALYTSSRMLLEMSRQGNAPKIFSQIKNRRGAPVQAILGSTVVAYICSLLYFVSPEVIFYFLGNCVGGLMIVVYIFIAISQIRFRRAYDLQTNEPLAIKMWLFPSLSYVTIGMLVIVYFCQALIESLRTQFYLSSIVVVGSILLFFILGKLTSEETEQIEEKLASE; encoded by the coding sequence ATGGGAACTTTGCAAAAATCACTAAAAACGCGGCATATTACGATGATTTCTATTGGAGGAGTTATTGGTACAGGGCTCTTTGTTGGTACGGGGAAAAATATTTTAAGTACGGGTCCAGCAGCAGTTGTATCTTATGCGATTGCTTGTCTACTCATCGTTTTAATCATGCAAATGGTTGGAGAAATGGCATCGGGGGAAATGGCTTTAGGACAAAAATCCGGCAAATCAGCTGACCTAGGTTCATTTGCTTCGTATGCAGAAAAATACATCGGTCCATGGGCGGGGTTTACAGTAGGTTGGTTATATTGGGCGAGTTGGGTATTTATCGTAGGCTTAGAAGCAGCCCTTATTGGTTGCATGTTGCATAATTGGTTCCCATTCATCCCAGTTTGGGTTGGTGGTGTAGGCATTACACTTTTAATGACGATTATTAATATTTACTCTGTCAAATCATTCGGTGAATTTGAATATTGGATTTCATTTATTAAAGTGACAGCAATTATTGTATTTTTAGTTGTTGGTGCAGCTATGATTTTAGGGATTTGGCCAAACTATGAGCCAAAAGGATTTGGTATTTTAACAGATTTCGGTGGTTTTGCGCCAAACGGTATTGTACCGATATTTACAGCAATTGTATTCGTTATCTTCTCTATTTGTGGTGCTGAAGTTGCGGCGATTGCAGCAGCGGAATCTGAAAATCCAGCGAAAAATATCGTTCGTGCGATTCGGAATGTCGTATTTCGACTAGGGCTATTCTTTGTTGGTTCGGTAGCGATTATGATCATGATTTTACCGTGGAATGATTCAGCAATGCTAGCGGCGCCGTATGCGAATATTTTATCGATGGCAGGGCTACCAATTGCGGCTCAAATTATTCAAATCGTCATTTTTGTATCACTTATCTCCGTGTTAAACTCGGCACTTTATACGAGCTCGCGTATGTTGCTCGAAATGTCTCGCCAAGGCAATGCACCGAAGATTTTCTCGCAAATTAAAAATCGACGCGGAGCACCAGTTCAGGCAATCCTTGGTAGTACAGTAGTGGCATATATTTGTTCATTACTCTATTTTGTCTCACCTGAAGTCATTTTCTACTTTTTAGGGAACTGCGTAGGGGGCTTAATGATCGTTGTTTATATTTTCATCGCCATTTCGCAAATTCGATTCCGCCGCGCTTATGATTTACAAACGAATGAGCCATTAGCGATCAAAATGTGGTTATTCCCGAGCTTATCGTATGTAACAATCGGTATGTTAGTAATCGTTTATTTCTGCCAAGCGCTCATTGAATCTTTACGCACGCAATTTTATTTAAGTTCAATTGTTGTTGTCGGTTCAATTTTGTTATTCTTTATTCTCGGCAAGTTAACTTCAGAAGAAACAGAGCAAATAGAGGAAAAACTAGCATCCGAGTAG
- a CDS encoding sigma-54 interaction domain-containing protein translates to MSTEVIDKEEHFFVVNNQEIIAKSDISTELIEKIVNEYSNGQETFKISGHFVHVLESAQGDLFYVRSMKQFSDLDFMNPLSSKVLNSISDGITICDRQSKILFQNDNDIEIVGMNLMGRYAKDVIKEGLMSDSISMKVIESQEKVTILQTYINEKCLLVSGNPIFDEDGELQYIVAITRDMTQLKSLEKEVKKLEVQNENFKIKLQTLQNEGTIKSNLIAVSPAMRQVVARVMRVAEVDSTVLIGGESGVGKEEITKLIHAYSRRSHKQILTINCSAIPETLLESELFGYEAGAFTGAVKGGKAGLFEIASGGTVFLDEIGEMPLLMQAKLLRVLQESEVQRIGSGKPITIDVRIIAATNRNLAEMVRQGSFREDLYYRLNIIPIEIPSLRQRREDIIPMVNHFLALMEEKYGVYRKIESSALKILEAYDWPGNVRQLKNTVERMCLLATQPEITINTVQEELDGSPIMVRHTEPNRFENPIREQMEAPHLSGSLKEQVEGFEKLLIKQALSEHASIRQAAKTLGCNQSTLVRKIQKYQLTRHVTYEEQ, encoded by the coding sequence ATGTCGACAGAAGTAATAGATAAAGAGGAACATTTCTTTGTTGTGAACAATCAAGAAATCATTGCAAAAAGCGATATATCAACAGAGCTAATCGAAAAAATTGTCAACGAATATAGCAATGGTCAGGAAACGTTTAAGATTAGCGGGCATTTTGTCCATGTACTAGAATCGGCGCAGGGAGACTTATTTTATGTAAGATCTATGAAGCAATTTAGTGATCTTGACTTTATGAACCCCTTATCATCAAAAGTATTAAACTCCATTTCAGATGGCATTACAATTTGTGACAGGCAGAGCAAAATCTTATTTCAAAATGACAACGATATTGAAATTGTCGGCATGAACTTAATGGGGAGATATGCAAAAGATGTTATAAAAGAAGGTTTGATGAGTGATTCCATCTCAATGAAAGTAATTGAATCACAAGAAAAGGTAACAATTTTGCAAACATATATTAATGAAAAATGCTTGTTAGTTTCGGGAAATCCCATTTTTGATGAAGACGGTGAGTTGCAATATATTGTAGCGATTACACGTGATATGACACAACTAAAAAGCTTAGAAAAAGAAGTGAAGAAATTAGAAGTTCAAAATGAAAATTTTAAAATTAAATTGCAAACATTACAAAATGAGGGGACGATCAAAAGTAATTTAATCGCCGTATCTCCTGCTATGAGACAAGTTGTTGCGCGTGTTATGAGAGTGGCAGAAGTAGATTCTACTGTGTTGATTGGTGGCGAATCGGGTGTGGGGAAAGAAGAAATTACGAAGCTGATTCATGCATATAGCAGACGTAGCCATAAGCAAATATTAACGATTAACTGTAGTGCGATTCCAGAGACATTATTAGAGTCAGAGCTTTTTGGCTATGAGGCAGGGGCGTTTACAGGAGCGGTTAAAGGTGGGAAAGCAGGGTTATTTGAAATCGCATCGGGAGGCACTGTTTTTTTAGATGAGATTGGTGAGATGCCCCTACTTATGCAGGCGAAATTATTGCGTGTACTACAAGAATCCGAAGTGCAACGTATTGGGAGTGGCAAGCCGATTACAATCGATGTACGCATTATTGCAGCGACGAATCGAAATTTAGCCGAAATGGTTAGACAAGGTAGCTTTCGAGAGGATTTATATTATCGTTTAAATATTATTCCAATCGAAATTCCTTCATTAAGGCAACGACGCGAAGATATTATTCCAATGGTCAATCATTTTTTAGCTTTAATGGAAGAAAAGTACGGCGTCTATCGGAAAATTGAATCGTCTGCACTAAAAATATTAGAAGCATATGACTGGCCAGGGAATGTCCGTCAGTTAAAAAATACGGTAGAACGCATGTGTTTATTAGCGACTCAACCTGAAATTACAATAAATACAGTACAAGAAGAGTTAGATGGAAGCCCTATTATGGTGCGACATACTGAACCAAACCGTTTTGAAAATCCTATCCGTGAACAAATGGAGGCACCTCATTTAAGTGGTTCGTTAAAGGAACAAGTAGAAGGGTTTGAAAAGTTATTAATTAAACAAGCCTTATCCGAACATGCAAGTATACGCCAAGCAGCTAAAACGTTAGGGTGCAATCAATCGACATTAGTACGAAAAATACAAAAGTATCAATTAACACGCCACGTTACATACGAGGAACAGTGA
- a CDS encoding aminotransferase family protein, which produces MTIKLKEELKVLDQKHFLHPTTSIEQQQTQGPSAIFTEGKGIYLKDLEGNTYIDGMSSLWNVNVGHGREEIAEVAKEQMAKLAFSSCFATFSNEPAIRLATKIASIAPGDLNTVFFTSGGSESNDTAIKLARHYWLLKGQPQRQKIISRTQSYHGVAMGATSATGLQAFRDFTNSHAPDFHYVYNQSARNLRETIEALGPETVAAFVSEPIQGAGGVNIPQQGYFEEVREICDEYGILFIADEVITGFGRTGKFFGMEHYGVVPDMMTFAKGVSSGYAQLGGVVISEKIHQDYCQLSKGTLMHGYTYSGHALACQVGLKNIEIIERENLVENAAKMGEALLEGFRALQAKYDFIGCVRTIGLLGAMELVKSRETGELFETPLSPIFVQETMKRGLILRTVTYDQDTVVFSPPLILSKAELDEMLRILDETFEYVRKTIVEKI; this is translated from the coding sequence ATGACAATTAAACTAAAAGAAGAGCTAAAGGTATTAGATCAGAAGCATTTTCTACATCCAACTACATCCATTGAACAGCAACAAACACAAGGACCTTCTGCGATTTTCACAGAGGGTAAAGGAATTTATTTAAAAGACTTAGAAGGCAATACATATATTGATGGTATGTCTTCTTTATGGAATGTAAATGTCGGCCATGGTCGTGAAGAAATTGCTGAAGTTGCGAAAGAGCAAATGGCGAAATTAGCATTCAGTTCATGTTTTGCAACATTTAGTAATGAACCAGCAATTCGTCTAGCAACGAAAATTGCTTCAATAGCTCCTGGCGATTTAAATACAGTATTTTTCACTTCGGGTGGTTCAGAATCAAACGATACAGCGATTAAATTGGCACGTCATTATTGGTTACTAAAAGGGCAACCGCAGCGCCAAAAAATTATTTCACGTACGCAATCTTACCACGGTGTTGCAATGGGTGCTACAAGTGCGACAGGTTTACAAGCGTTCCGTGATTTTACAAACTCGCATGCACCTGATTTCCATTATGTCTACAATCAATCCGCGCGCAATTTACGTGAAACGATTGAAGCGCTAGGCCCAGAAACAGTAGCAGCCTTTGTGTCGGAGCCAATTCAAGGTGCTGGTGGTGTGAACATTCCACAACAAGGCTATTTTGAAGAAGTGCGCGAAATTTGTGATGAATATGGAATTTTATTCATTGCAGATGAAGTCATTACAGGCTTTGGTCGTACAGGTAAATTTTTCGGTATGGAGCATTATGGGGTTGTGCCGGATATGATGACGTTTGCTAAAGGGGTATCGAGCGGTTATGCACAGCTTGGTGGGGTAGTTATCTCGGAAAAAATCCATCAAGACTACTGTCAATTATCAAAAGGTACATTAATGCACGGTTATACGTACAGTGGTCATGCACTTGCTTGCCAGGTCGGGCTAAAAAATATTGAAATTATCGAGCGTGAAAACCTTGTAGAAAACGCTGCGAAGATGGGTGAGGCGTTATTGGAAGGTTTTAGAGCGCTTCAAGCGAAATATGACTTTATAGGTTGTGTTCGTACAATTGGTTTACTCGGCGCGATGGAATTAGTAAAAAGCCGTGAAACAGGCGAATTATTCGAAACACCTTTAAGCCCTATTTTCGTACAGGAAACGATGAAGCGCGGTTTAATTTTACGAACGGTTACGTATGATCAAGATACGGTTGTCTTCTCGCCACCTTTAATTTTATCGAAAGCCGAATTGGATGAAATGTTACGTATTTTAGATGAAACATTTGAATACGTGCGTAAAACAATTGTAGAGAAAATATAA
- a CDS encoding aldehyde dehydrogenase family protein produces MAIITRAIRDQFNPAKLSECVGQVEMITIDETKAIVAGAHDAFENWKNTSSVTRGEILRVTADLLEQNIDTVAETATREMGKTKNEMIGEVKRGASILRYFAQEGMRATGEVLPSASEMKILYSTRVPLGVVAAITPWNFPVAIPLWKIAPALVYGNTVVWKPSIEAALTGQLIADLFEQAGLPKNVLNIVQGRGSSVGQVLLEAPEVKAITFTGSNGVGQNILNTAGHTNKKIQLELGGKNAAIILADADLNLATKLTIEGAMKQTGQRCTATSRVYIEEAVYDKALDQLLVEAQKIEVGVTMGPVSSQGQYENILAAIEKAKSEGAKLVFGGGPTKDQSDGYFIDPTVFTNVTHDMAIAHEEVFGPVLAVIKVKDYEEALRLSNDSEFGLSASIYTSNIQKAFDFINRSEVGLVQVNDETGGAEPQAPFGGVKNSSTGAREQGQAAKEFFTTMKTVTINTK; encoded by the coding sequence ATGGCAATTATTACGAGAGCAATTCGAGATCAATTTAATCCAGCGAAATTATCTGAATGTGTTGGTCAGGTTGAAATGATTACAATTGATGAGACGAAGGCAATTGTTGCAGGTGCACATGATGCTTTTGAAAATTGGAAAAATACATCCTCTGTTACGCGTGGAGAAATATTACGTGTGACGGCGGATTTACTGGAACAAAATATCGATACAGTAGCTGAAACAGCAACGCGTGAAATGGGGAAAACAAAAAATGAAATGATCGGCGAAGTGAAACGCGGTGCCTCCATTTTACGTTATTTCGCACAAGAAGGAATGCGCGCAACGGGTGAAGTATTACCTTCTGCCAGTGAGATGAAAATATTGTACTCTACGCGCGTTCCACTTGGTGTTGTCGCAGCGATTACGCCATGGAATTTCCCAGTAGCGATTCCATTATGGAAAATAGCACCGGCATTAGTATATGGCAATACCGTTGTTTGGAAACCTTCCATTGAAGCCGCATTAACAGGCCAGCTGATTGCAGATTTATTTGAACAAGCAGGCTTACCGAAAAACGTATTAAACATTGTGCAAGGGCGTGGCTCCAGTGTCGGGCAAGTTTTACTGGAAGCGCCTGAAGTGAAAGCAATTACGTTCACGGGTTCGAATGGTGTTGGGCAAAATATTTTAAATACAGCAGGCCATACGAATAAGAAAATTCAACTGGAACTAGGTGGGAAAAATGCCGCCATTATTTTGGCAGACGCAGATTTAAACTTAGCTACTAAGTTGACGATTGAAGGCGCGATGAAGCAAACAGGTCAGCGTTGCACTGCCACTAGCCGCGTGTACATTGAGGAAGCTGTTTATGATAAAGCTTTAGACCAATTACTAGTCGAGGCGCAAAAGATTGAAGTAGGCGTTACAATGGGACCTGTTTCATCTCAAGGGCAATATGAAAATATTTTAGCCGCGATTGAAAAAGCAAAATCAGAAGGAGCAAAACTTGTGTTTGGCGGAGGTCCTACAAAAGATCAATCAGATGGGTACTTCATTGATCCAACGGTTTTCACAAATGTAACGCATGACATGGCGATTGCGCATGAAGAAGTTTTTGGACCAGTTTTGGCCGTTATAAAGGTGAAAGATTATGAGGAAGCGCTTCGATTATCGAACGACTCCGAGTTTGGCTTAAGTGCTTCTATTTATACAAGCAACATTCAAAAAGCATTCGATTTTATCAATCGTAGTGAGGTCGGGCTCGTTCAAGTAAATGATGAAACAGGTGGTGCAGAGCCTCAAGCACCATTTGGAGGAGTGAAAAATTCCAGTACTGGTGCCCGTGAGCAAGGTCAGGCTGCTAAAGAGTTTTTTACAACAATGAAGACTGTGACGATTAATACAAAATAA